Proteins from one Malania oleifera isolate guangnan ecotype guangnan chromosome 4, ASM2987363v1, whole genome shotgun sequence genomic window:
- the LOC131153378 gene encoding AT-hook motif nuclear-localized protein 20-like: MANRWWTGQVGLPGVETSTGSPVLKKPDLGISMNENGGSRSGGGEEEDERENSDEPREGAIEVATRRPRGRPPGSKNKPKPPIFVTRDSPNALRSHVMEVANGADVAESIAQFARKRQRGVCVLSGSGTVVNVTLRQPTAPGAVMALHGRFEILSLTGAFLPGPAPPGATGLTIYLAGGQGQVVGGAVMGSLVAAGPVMVIAATFSNATYERLPLEEEEEGNGAAQGPLGGGGGGGGSPPAVGGGGGQQQGGMPDPSSTMPVYNLPPNLLQNGVQLNHEPFAWAHGRPPY, from the coding sequence ATGGCGAACCGGTGGTGGACCGGGCAGGTGGGTCTGCCGGGGGTAGAGACATCGACAGGATCGCCCGTGCTGAAAAAACCAGATCTGGGAATATCCATGAACGAAAACGGCGGAAGCCGAAGCGGCGGCGGCGAGGAAGAAGATGAAAGAGAGAACAGTGACGAGCCGAGGGAGGGTGCAATTGAGGTGGCCACCCGCCGACCGCGAGGCCGCCCTCCCGGCTCCAAGAATAAGCCCAAACCGCCCATATTTGTGACTCGTGACAGCCCTAACGCGCTCCGCAGCCACGTCATGGAGGTGGCAAACGGCGCCGATGTCGCCGAAAGCATTGCCCAATTCGCGAGAAAGCGACAAAGAGGAGTGTGTGTGCTCAGCGGAAGCGGTACGGTGGTGAACGTAACCCTCCGGCAACCGACGGCGCCCGGGGCGGTGATGGCGCTCCATGGCCGGTTCGAGATTCTTTCCCTAACCGGGGCGTTCCTCCCTGGCCCCGCCCCGCCCGGTGCGACCGGGCTGACAATATACCTCGCGGGAGGGCAGGGCCAGGTGGTAGGGGGCGCCGTGATGGGATCGCTCGTGGCCGCAGGACCGGTGATGGTGATCGCAGCCACCTTTTCGAATGCTACGTACGAGAGGCTGCCGctagaggaggaagaagaagggaaCGGCGCGGCGCAGGGGCCGCTGGGAGGAGGGGGAGGCGGGGGAGGGTCGCCTCCGGCGGTGGGGGGTGGCGGAGGACAGCAGCAGGGTGGGATGCCTGACCCATCATCAACTATGCCAGTTTATAATTTGCCACCAAACTTGCTTCAAAACGGGGTGCAGCTCAACCATGAGCCCTTTGCTTGGGCTCATGGCAGACCACCCTACTAG